One region of Oryza sativa Japonica Group chromosome 10, ASM3414082v1 genomic DNA includes:
- the LOC9270182 gene encoding putative disease resistance protein RGA3, which produces MAVVLGAFVPDTAAQWRSVVKGEVARQLGVEAEARKLGARLEKVGAAVRDAEARVARGSDAAARWLARVRAAAYEADVAVDRCRATARRLTRGREQQLQQHNQALPWLLSTCCDVAEPRRDIAADLKNVSQKLKSIIKEQRQLQLQASVADHTDDHPRKILRHRKSEPTDIDIVGTAMEDDARRLVRRLTQPDSGGVVAIYGPDGIGKTTLAKVVFDSERVKRRFETRSWVHVSRGCVEDGKREAALLSQVVEAVVDGGGATTGAETVAELERMLAALVANRRFLLVLDEVRNGGEWEELVRRLLERGGRGSKVLVTAVTAGVARDMGAGHVHRVNRLGEDDGWALLRVAACVADDGGAALRGVGRRIVGKCGGVPLAIRAVAGVLRTREAIAEEWAVVDASPAWKVKGLPDDAMKPLYLCYDDMPCHLKQCFLYCSLFLSDFAVDRRSLVQQWIAEGFVQIRGDAGVEEVAEEYYDELIGRNLLQPAEADRHGCVERCTMHDTLRSMAQVLSHGENLTGDAQAQRLPSDGDAPFAPRHVSFPRNHLAAIPEEVLKLEGVRTLLLQRNPLTIGSNIFTRLLYLKVLDLTETAMEVIPETLGNLLYLRFLNLSQTRIKALPETICNLWSLKFLLLRECKALHVLPKGIEHLKGLRDLDLTGTVIKDAAFRVGHLRNLTSFRCFTVTSKEARTVQDTAQDRSGWPLDELKNLCQLRTLHVKRLEKATSQSKAAEVALHAKTGLRELELSCSGTVKTLQIPTVVRNIEDIFQELKPPRGLESLKIANYFGTKFPTWLSSTCLPNLLRLNITGCNFCQSFPLLGRLPELRSLCIADSSALKDIDAQLMDTDNSHQVPFPKLEDLHLQGLHNLETWTSIEAGALPSLQALQLESCPKLRCLPDGLRHVTSMTELRIVDMESLEAVENIAALRELSVWNTPNLKKICNLPSLEDLDICHCPSLETVDNINRLQEVHIFDHELQEMPRWIQAHASKLCSLEFMSTTELLKRCLIDGPDWPVIKDIAQVHGYSNDSSYIYYSKSLKIFEGSASIRESRDAERSVADSDKVDDASIESRNVDRDAEIDGFFSSKLVETGTARSEDNVPDRNMERFMTRSTGRRLHKLEEVPEGDEDEEEEGADPVVLIPDDTTKSDTVLEKLHPVVTHDHNDKAGSKMKRDPPAKTAPGTSVIQSAATMCHKLVREGSQAISITETDQDLSLDSFRSKEHASSKQKVDTSGSVIEKVKEGRYKSANINDRKHIERVHDSANKMSTTSVEKSIPETVKPMKATKNNSKATDYHGTENKSPDSLACSRQTISQIEKDVSDADKAANHPSSAITENRLHKANEIDASATAIKTEVSKKSAGANICNTLNPADSQTVHATDTAQDLPSSLLHDDPHLPDVGSSTSTSISDNCIQTESSNTSLSANLNNEEPKAKGVTKTTCASGPCKLTATLDCKQQTTNPSDDTDASMKKMASNISEKVVKTLKRPHAETVNITRSSSLPIDPKSHVIDTTAATKKLEATLKNRSSRNAAPGLADDKTPVYNDSHQAPKVYTAIWADTDTDTLKARFLSTMQHYRRMASHRRRRHRKHGSRTKWSIWPVLVAILLIISVAQLLFTFWMYRKLMNQNSKVDEQ; this is translated from the exons atggccgtgGTGCTCGGCGCGTTCGTGCCGGACACCGCGGCGCAGTGGCGCAGCGTGGTGAAGGGGGAGGTGGCGCGGCAGCTGggcgtggaggcggaggcgaggaagCTGGGGGCGAGGCTGGAGAAGGTGGGCGCCGCGGTGCGCGACGCCGAGGCGCGGGTGGCGCGCGGGAGCGACGCCGCGGCGCGGTGGCTCGCCAGGGTGCGCGCCGCGGCGTACgaggccgacgtcgccgtcgaccggtgCAGGGCCACGGCGCGCCGCCTGACGAGGGGCCgggagcagcagctgcagcagcataACCAG GCACTGCCATGGCTGCTGTCCACCTGCTGCGACgtggccgagccgcgccgcgacATCGCCGCCGACCTCAAGAACGTCAGCCAGAAGCTCAAGTCCATCATCAAGGAGCAGCGGCAGCTGCAGCTCCAGGCATCCGTCGCCGATCACACTGACGACCATCCACGGAAGATCCTGAGGCACCGGAAATCCGAACCCACCGACATCGACATCGTCGGCACGGCAATGGAGGACGACGCGCGCCGCCTCGTGCGCCGGCTGACGCAGCCAgacagcggcggcgtcgtggccaTCTACGGCCCCGACGGCATTGGCAAGACCACACTGGCGAAGGTGGTGTTCGACAGCGAGAGGGTGAAGCGAAGATTCGAGACGAGGTCATGGGTTCACGTCTCCAGGGGTTGCGTCGAGGACGGCAAGCGAGAGGCCGCGCTGCTCTCGCAGGTCGTCGAGGCCGTcgttgacggcggcggcgccacgacgGGCGCCGAGACCGTCGCCGAGCTGGAGAGAATGCTGGCCGCCCTGGTGGCGAACAGGAGGTTCTTGCTCGTGCTCGACGAGGTGAGGAACGGCGGCGAGTGGGAGGAGTTGGTGAGGCGGCTACtcgagcgcggcggccgcggcagcaAGGTGCTGGTCACCGCGGTCACCGCCGGCGTCGCTCGGGACATGGGCGCCGGCCACGTCCACCGCGTGAACAGgctcggcgaggacgacggctgGGCGCTGCTCCGCGTGGCGGCGTgcgtcgccgacgacggcggcgcggcgctgagGGGCGTCGGCCGGAGGATCGTCGGCAAGTGCGGCGGCGTCCCTCTGGCGATCAGGGCGGTCGCCGGCGTTCTGAGGACGCGGGAGGCGATCGCCGAGGAGTGGGCGGTGGTGGACGCGAGCCCGGCGTGGAAGGTGAAGGGGCTCCCCGACGACGCCATGAAGCCGCTGTACCTCTGTTACGACGACATGCCGTGCCACCTGAAGCAGTGCTTCCTCTACTGCTCGCTGTTCCTCTCGGACTTCGCCGTCGACAGGAGATCGCTGGTGCAGCAGTGGATCGCCGAGGGCTTCGTGCAGATCAGGGGAGACGCCGGCGTCGAGGAGGTGGCCGAGGAGTACTACGACGAGCTCATCGGAAGGAACCTCCTCCAGCCGGCGGAGGCCGACCGGCACGGCTGCGTCGAGCGGTGCACGATGCACGACACGCTGCGGTCCATGGCGCAGGTGCTCTCCCATGGCGAGAACCTCACCGGCGATGCGCAGGCGCAGCGGCTGcccagcgacggcgacgccccCTTCGCGCCACGGCACGTCTCGTTTCCGAGGAACCACCTTGCTGCAATACCAGAGGAGGTTCTGAAGCTTGAGGGTGTAAGAACGCTGCTGCTCCAGAGAAATCCACTGACAATTGGGAGCAACATCTTTACAAGGCTGCTATACCTGAAAGTCTTGGACCTTACTGAAACTGCAATGGAGGTCATTCCAGAGACTTTGGGGAATCTGTTATACCTGAGGTTCTTGAACCTGTCCCAGACAAGGATCAAGGCGCTTCCAGAAACCATTTGCAATCTGTGGAGCCTCAAATTCTTGCTGCTAAGAGAGTGCAAGGCATTGCATGTGTTGCCAAAAGGGATAGAGCATCTGAAGGGGCTCAGAGACCTTGATCTTACAGGTACTGTGATCAAAGACGCGGCATTCAGAGTAGGCCATCTCAGAAACCTCACATCATTCCGATGCTTCACCGTGACGAGCAAAGAGGCGCGTACCGTACAGGATACCGCACAGGATAGGAGTGGGTGGCCTCTGGATGAGCTCAAGAACTTGTGTCAGCTAAGGACACTCCATGTTAAGAGGCTTGAGAAGGCCACTAGTCAGTCCAAGGCAGCTGAAGTAGCTCTTCATGCCAAGACAGGACTCAGAGAGCTTGAACTGTCGTGCAGCGGCACCGTCAAGACATTACAGATACCGACAGTGGTCCGAAATATAGAGGATATCTTCCAAGAGCTGAAACCGCCACGAGGCCTCGAGTCGCTGAAGATTGCAAACTACTTTGGGACAAAGTTCCCGACATGGCTGTCATCGACCTGCCTGCCAAATCTCCTCCGACTGAATATAACCGGATGCAATTTCTGCCAATCTTTTCCTCTATTAGGTCGTCTGCCAGAGTTGAGATCTTTGTGCATTGCCGATTCTTCAGCGCTGAAGGATATCGATGCTCAGCTTATGGACACAGACAACTCCCATCAGGTACCATTTCCAAAGCTGGAAGACCTGCACCTGCAAGGTTTGCATAATCTGGAGACGTGGACGAGCATTGAGGCAGGGGCGTTGCCATCTCTGCAGGCTCTGCAGCTTGAAAGCTGCCCCAAGCTGAGATGCTTACCAGATGGCCTCAGGCATGTGACATCCATGACTGAGCTGCGCATTGTGGACATGGAGAGCCTTGAGGCTGTTGAGAACATTGCTGCACTGAGGGAACTGAGTGTTTGGAACACCCCCAATCTGAAGAAAATATGCAACTTGCCTTCCCTCGAAGATCTTGACATATGCCATTGTCCGTCGCTGGAGACTGTGGACAACATCAACAGGCTGCAAGAGGTGCACATCTTCGATCATGAATTGCAGGAGATGCCGAGATGGATCCAGGCACATGCATCGAAGCTCTGCTCACTGGAATTCATGAGCACAACTGAACTGTTGAAGAGGTGCTTGATTGATGGTCCTGACTGGCCCGTGATCAAGGACATTGCACAAGTTCATGGATACTCGAATGACTCTAGTTACATATACTATTCCAAGAGTCTCAAGATCTTTGAGGGCAGCGCGAGTATTCGAGAAAGCCGTGATGCAGAAAGGAGTGTGGCAGATTCTGATAAAGTTGACGATGCATCAATAGAGAGCAGAAACGTTGATCGAGATGCAGAAATCGATGGCTTCTTCAGCTCAAAATTAGTGGAGACAGGAACTGCCAGGAGTGAAGACAATGTACCGGATAGGAATATGGAGAGGTTCATGACAAGATCCACTGGCCGCCGATTGCATAAGCTGGAAGAAGTCCCCGAAGGagatgaggatgaggaagaggaaggtgCAGATCCAGTAGTTCTGATTCCTGATGATACAACTAAATCTGACACCGTACTGGAGAAACTTCATCCTGTTGTTACTCATGATCATAATGATAAAGCGGGATCCAAGATGAAAAGGGATCCTCCTGCAAAAACTGCTCCAGGTACTTCTGTTATTCAATCTGCTGCCACAATGTGTCATAAGTTGGTCCGAGAAGGGTCTCAAGCAATCAGCATTACTGAAACTGATCAAGATCTGAGCCTCGATTCATTTCGAAGCAAAGAACATGCATCTAGTAAGCAGAAAGTTGACACATCTGGTTCTGTCATAGAAAAAGTAAAGGAAGGAAGATATAAATCTGCAAATATCAATGACCGTAAGCACATTGAGAGAGTTCATGACTCTGCAAATAAGATGTCAACTACTTCTGTGGAGAAAAGCATTCCCGAAACAGTCAAACCTATGAAAGCAACAAAGAATAATTCTAAAGCAACAGACTATCATGGAACTGAGAATAAGTCACCTGATAGTTTGGCTTGTTCCAGGCAAACAATAAGCCAGATAGAAAAGGATGTTTCTGATGCTGATAAGGCTGCAAATCATCCATCCAGCGCGATCACAGAGAATCGTCTACACAAAGCAAATGAGATCGATGCTTCTGCTACTGCAATAAAAACTGAAGTATCAAAGAAATCTGCTGGTGCCAATATTTGTAATACCTTAAACCCTGCAGATTCACAAACAGTACATGCTACTGACACTGCTCAAGATTTGCCTTCCAGTTTACTCCATGATGACCCACATTTACCAGATGTTGGCAGCAGTACTTCTACTTCTATCAGTGACAATTGCATTCAGACAGAGAGCAGCAACACAAGTTTGTCGGCCAACTTAAATAATGAAGAACCTAAAGCGAAAGGTGTTACCAAAACTACTTGCGCATCAGGGCCTTGCAAACTGACTGCCACCTTAGACTGCAAACAACAGACTACTAATCCAAGTGACGACACAGATGCATCCATGAAGAAGATGGCGAGCAACATCTCTGAGAAAGTTGTCAAAACATTGAAACGCCCACATGCTGAAACAGTGAATATTACTCGCTCTTCATCACTGCCAATTGACCCTAAATCTCATGTCATTGATACCACTGCAGCAACGAAGAAACTAGAAGCTACCCTGAAAAACAGATCCTCAAGAAATGCAGCACCTGGCCTTGCCGATGACAAAACCCCAGTATACAACGACTCCCATCAGGCACCAAAGGTGTATACCGCCATCTGGGCCGACACCGACACGGACACCCTGAAAGCCCGGTTCCTCAGCACGATGCAGCACTACCGCAGGATGGCTTCGCACCGTCGCCGACGCCATAGAAAGCATGGCTCCAGGACCAAGTGGAGCATCTGGCCAGTGCTGGTGGCCATCCTCCTGATCATCTCAGTGGCACAGCTGCTGTTCACCTTCTGGATGTACCGCAAGCTCATGAATCAAAACTCAAAAGTAGACGAACAATGA
- the LOC136353757 gene encoding uncharacterized protein — protein sequence MKGDRMRKKQTKNYPSRIRSTGGQTTLQSFLFKSSVVDEEVKPISPPPEKEEEEAISPPQPPKREIIRVTTKAIVKEKASAFSSVGSSSSSGKSGAGGGALNAAALFRRFNSSAPVPRAEAAGDGDGGVRLEIEDIAAGDRRRETRKRKSPLGGGGGGDDHHSGGSGKRVVVLGDDPKPRPAARTMTTTATTRRQRRGRRHAGPTGRGEEGGDQAAYNHYASGGGWWHGEMEGVDGEEVGWTDDMWEGMGSITLGGLEWH from the exons ATGAAAGGGGACAGAATGAGGAAGAAGCAGACCAAGAATTACCCGAGCAGAATCCGATCGACCGGCGGCCAGACCACCCTCCAATCTTTCCTCTTCAAATCCAG CGTTGTCGATGAGGAAGTGAAGccgatctcgccgccgccggagaaggaggaggaggaggccatctCGCCGCCGCAACCGCCGAAGCGGGAGATCATCCGAGTCACCACCAAGGCGATCGTCAAG GAGAAGGCGAGCGCATTCTCGTCGgtgggctcctcctcctcctcggggaagagcggcgccggcggcggcgccctcaaCGCGGCGGCGCTGTTCAGGCGGTTCAACAGCTCAGCCCCCGTGCCGAGAGCGGAGGCCGCGggagacggcgatggcggcgtccGGCTGGAGATCGAGGACATCGCGGCGGGGGATCGCCGCCGCGAGACCAGGAAGCGGAAGAGCCCCCTCG gtggtggcggcggcggcgacgaccaccaCAGCGGCGGAAGCGGCAAGCGCGTGGTGGTGCTCGGCGACGACCCGAAGCCGAGGCCCGCGGcgaggacgatgacgacgacggcgacgacgagaaggcagcggcgggggcggcggcatgcggggcccaccggccgcggcgaggagggcggcgaccaAGCTGCGTACAACCACT acgcgagcggcggcgggtggtggcacGGCGAGATGGagggcgtcgacggcgaggaggtgggGTGGACCGACGACATGTGGGAGGGGATGGGGTCCATCACGCTCGGAGGCTTGGAGTGGCActag